One window of Gloeothece citriformis PCC 7424 genomic DNA carries:
- a CDS encoding DinB family protein → MITPNYLETMALYNKWQNENLFKMCDELGDEQLHLNRKMFFDSIFKTLNHIINVDETIHFLIHHSTLPKFEPNLILYSRYSELTSARFNFDQKLVKEAQECSQVWLDENLQFWSERLNRNRKVARGFFYVQMFNHQTHHRSQITSELYKIGIDYGSTDLPYNPYYEF, encoded by the coding sequence ATGATTACCCCAAATTACTTAGAAACGATGGCTCTATATAACAAATGGCAGAACGAGAACCTTTTCAAAATGTGTGATGAGTTGGGTGATGAGCAACTCCATTTGAACAGGAAAATGTTTTTTGATTCAATTTTTAAAACTCTTAATCACATTATCAATGTAGATGAAACTATTCATTTTTTGATTCATCACTCAACCCTTCCCAAATTCGAGCCAAACTTGATTCTTTATAGTAGGTATAGTGAATTAACATCTGCACGTTTTAACTTTGATCAAAAACTGGTTAAAGAAGCTCAAGAATGTTCTCAGGTGTGGCTCGACGAGAATCTCCAATTTTGGAGTGAGAGATTGAATAGAAATAGAAAGGTAGCCAGAGGCTTCTTTTATGTGCAGATGTTTAACCATCAAACACATCATAGAAGTCAAATTACATCAGAGCTATACAAAATAGGGATTGATTATGGAAGCACAGATCTTCCCTACAATCCTTACTACGAATTTTAA
- a CDS encoding type IV secretory system conjugative DNA transfer family protein, with the protein MNNHYIAVKPADDPFARAFDNMSRSISPGQGMMLLACLGFVGLLALMGKTGGKKGKLAKGYFGGRSEKSAAKRVALKQMRHKKKNAVSVWVGTPTQNPLGKSPLYLPDAQRGTAVLGAPGTGKTVSVIDQVAISVIEQGFPMILWDFKFPTQTSRLAAYAVKNGYKLHIFAPGYSESEVCNPLEFLKDDTDSMMARQFAEVMNQNFKRSGQTSEDGFFGPAGDQVTEAIMMLARGTEFPDLMMCQALASRTDLAQQIIKQKDKLNPWVLASFGQLISSAQSEKTVSSILATANINFTRFMKADVLPAFCGQTTIPTFLEGKQMLVLGLDREKRDVLAPLIAAILHLLVNRNVSRKRSDPLFLLADEVPTLYLPGLHHWLNENREDGLCTVLGFQNLVQMEKMYGEDLARAIIGGCATKIIFNPQDQDSAKLFSDYLGLKEVKFKQKSKGRSGGKASTNISEQIQTKPLFEASDFLQLPTGRCILLNPHFKRGKSAYIPLLESIDLSNDYQTILKWSETRWDKVRGGLQGRSTQTPITGEDLAARYQLAQNMFPGGKNKGEESELFAAML; encoded by the coding sequence ATGAATAATCATTATATTGCTGTTAAACCGGCTGACGATCCTTTTGCTCGTGCTTTCGATAATATGTCTCGCTCTATCTCTCCTGGACAGGGGATGATGCTCCTTGCTTGTCTCGGATTTGTTGGGTTACTTGCCTTGATGGGTAAGACTGGGGGTAAGAAGGGTAAATTGGCCAAGGGTTACTTTGGGGGACGTTCGGAAAAATCAGCCGCCAAACGGGTTGCCCTCAAACAGATGCGCCACAAGAAAAAGAATGCGGTTTCGGTTTGGGTGGGAACTCCGACTCAAAATCCTCTCGGCAAATCCCCCCTCTACCTTCCCGATGCTCAAAGGGGTACGGCGGTTCTCGGTGCGCCTGGAACGGGTAAGACGGTTTCTGTTATTGATCAAGTGGCTATTTCTGTCATTGAACAGGGATTCCCCATGATTTTATGGGATTTTAAGTTTCCGACTCAAACTTCCCGTCTGGCTGCTTATGCGGTTAAAAATGGCTACAAACTGCATATTTTCGCCCCTGGCTATTCGGAATCGGAAGTTTGCAATCCTTTGGAGTTTCTCAAGGATGATACCGATTCGATGATGGCGCGACAGTTTGCCGAGGTGATGAACCAAAATTTTAAGCGTTCCGGGCAAACCTCCGAGGATGGTTTTTTTGGCCCTGCCGGGGATCAAGTGACCGAAGCGATTATGATGTTGGCTAGGGGGACTGAGTTTCCTGATTTGATGATGTGTCAGGCTTTGGCCAGTCGTACTGATTTGGCTCAACAGATAATCAAGCAGAAGGATAAACTAAATCCTTGGGTTTTAGCCAGTTTTGGGCAATTAATTTCCAGTGCCCAATCGGAAAAGACGGTTAGTTCTATTCTGGCAACGGCTAACATTAATTTTACTCGCTTCATGAAAGCTGATGTTTTACCGGCTTTTTGTGGTCAGACTACAATTCCAACTTTTCTAGAAGGAAAGCAAATGTTAGTGTTAGGATTGGACAGGGAAAAACGGGATGTTCTTGCTCCTTTAATTGCTGCTATTTTACATTTATTAGTTAATAGAAATGTTTCTCGAAAACGTTCTGATCCTTTGTTTTTACTCGCCGATGAAGTTCCTACTCTTTATTTACCAGGGCTTCATCATTGGTTAAATGAGAATAGGGAAGATGGTTTGTGTACAGTTTTAGGCTTTCAAAACTTGGTACAAATGGAAAAAATGTACGGTGAAGATTTGGCTAGGGCGATTATTGGGGGCTGTGCTACTAAGATAATTTTTAACCCACAAGATCAAGATTCGGCTAAATTGTTTTCTGATTATTTGGGTCTTAAAGAGGTCAAGTTTAAACAGAAAAGTAAGGGCAGAAGTGGAGGCAAAGCTAGTACCAATATTTCTGAACAAATTCAAACTAAACCCCTTTTTGAGGCTTCAGATTTTTTACAATTACCTACGGGGCGCTGTATTCTACTCAATCCTCATTTTAAACGGGGAAAGTCTGCTTACATACCGCTTTTAGAATCAATTGATTTAAGTAATGATTATCAGACTATTTTGAAATGGTCAGAGACTCGTTGGGATAAAGTTAGAGGTGGTTTACAAGGACGTAGCACACAAACTCCCATTACTGGTGAGGATTTGGCTGCGCGTTATCAACTGGCTCAAAATATGTTTCCAGGTGGGAAAAATAAGGGCGAGGAAAGTGAACTTTTTGCGGCGATGTTGTGA
- a CDS encoding OmpA family protein encodes MANFPDYEIDAEELEEQDSGVWLSIGDLMSSLLMFFALLFITAQVQLLHKQDELQKYKEAIDQLPVKIIKALNETIPNSGIIVHPETGDVSLDNRILFDEGSASLKPEGKQFLQQFIPIYSQHIFSNTLLDQQIIRVIIEGHTSSKGSDSDNMELSLRRALSVSDYIFSDEINFPTKEKFQKKLLASGRGEIDAEQQTDNPSDRKVMFRFEFRRENLTELLK; translated from the coding sequence ATGGCTAACTTTCCTGATTATGAAATCGATGCAGAAGAGTTAGAGGAACAAGACTCTGGAGTTTGGTTATCTATTGGGGATTTGATGTCTAGTTTATTGATGTTTTTTGCCCTATTATTTATTACGGCTCAAGTTCAATTACTGCATAAGCAAGACGAACTACAAAAATACAAAGAAGCAATTGATCAATTACCGGTTAAAATTATTAAAGCCTTAAATGAGACAATTCCCAATAGTGGGATAATTGTACATCCCGAAACAGGAGATGTCAGTCTCGATAACCGAATTCTCTTTGATGAAGGAAGTGCTTCATTAAAACCCGAAGGTAAACAGTTTCTTCAACAATTCATCCCTATCTATAGTCAACATATCTTTTCAAATACATTATTGGATCAACAAATTATTAGAGTTATTATTGAGGGGCACACCAGTTCTAAAGGATCAGATTCAGATAATATGGAACTCAGTTTAAGGAGAGCTTTATCTGTATCAGATTATATTTTTTCTGATGAGATAAATTTTCCTACTAAGGAAAAATTTCAAAAGAAACTCCTCGCATCGGGTCGGGGTGAGATTGATGCCGAACAACAAACAGATAATCCGAGCGATCGCAAAGTTATGTTCCGCTTTGAATTTCGACGAGAAAATTTGACGGAATTATTGAAATAA
- a CDS encoding EH signature domain-containing protein — translation MKGFYPSFNLPEVFQIQATELLKVHNISSCKANLNAELPKDILSNSELSFRTIHEIVLDIENGQAEQISALEWIYCIYIKESWDKQYPHKSQTTSEMIWRIAQQNSWLKHRLFWRLALFYSDQTQNCLASSLVNSFSSFQTQDEEDKIALKILSFIRQNSPKDIAHLSWQHLLSPDQLLARYQLFPQLPLVGQALSYVTVQFISNIQSVQKEQVDWLLTCFDKMTKSQQKEEVEKLLSKVSSKVGGKYPNLIAWLSKNYGSTTTNSRWSELSSEAKAALRKWIGAVNYQDFKKLINLLISRLPLETWEQNQLKKRKGFWANYSDRFQRLRILLSPSSAEVLKNEFHHEDVSILVQDNSEPTEICIFDFGDRYIVEFFRGSGSETRLFEANDKIEKELFQSSQLSVKRLRSLQGGETHDHVFCWQRYCEEWLRKNGIYPNEGITYFQGLSRSHNQYNSNRGLPFPSEKDQKKRQYQMIGWWQKIAKLEQEARQYCNAQNSEF, via the coding sequence ATGAAAGGTTTCTATCCAAGTTTTAATTTACCTGAAGTTTTTCAAATTCAAGCAACAGAGTTATTAAAAGTTCACAATATCAGCAGTTGTAAAGCTAATCTTAATGCCGAATTACCTAAGGATATCTTATCTAACTCAGAGCTTTCATTTCGTACTATTCATGAAATTGTTTTAGACATAGAAAACGGTCAAGCAGAACAAATTAGTGCCCTAGAGTGGATCTATTGCATTTACATTAAAGAAAGTTGGGATAAGCAATATCCTCATAAAAGTCAAACAACTTCTGAGATGATTTGGCGAATAGCTCAACAAAACTCTTGGCTAAAACATCGCCTATTTTGGCGATTAGCTTTGTTTTACAGTGATCAGACCCAAAACTGTTTAGCTTCCTCATTAGTTAATAGTTTTTCTAGTTTCCAGACACAGGATGAAGAAGATAAAATAGCCTTAAAAATTCTCAGTTTTATTAGGCAAAACTCACCTAAAGATATCGCTCATTTAAGTTGGCAGCATTTACTTTCTCCAGATCAGCTTTTAGCCAGGTATCAACTCTTCCCTCAACTTCCTCTCGTCGGACAAGCTTTAAGCTATGTTACCGTTCAGTTTATTTCAAATATTCAGTCTGTTCAAAAAGAACAAGTTGATTGGCTGCTGACTTGTTTTGATAAAATGACCAAGAGTCAGCAAAAGGAAGAAGTGGAGAAACTACTATCTAAAGTTTCTTCAAAAGTAGGAGGTAAATATCCTAATCTGATAGCTTGGTTATCTAAAAATTATGGTTCAACTACTACGAATTCTAGATGGTCTGAACTTTCATCTGAGGCTAAAGCTGCCTTACGCAAGTGGATCGGAGCAGTTAATTACCAAGATTTTAAAAAGTTAATTAATTTACTTATATCACGTCTTCCTCTAGAAACATGGGAACAAAACCAGCTAAAAAAAAGAAAGGGTTTTTGGGCTAATTACAGCGATCGCTTTCAACGCCTTCGTATTCTTCTGAGTCCATCTTCAGCAGAAGTTTTAAAAAATGAATTTCACCATGAAGATGTCAGTATTTTAGTTCAAGATAACAGCGAACCTACTGAAATTTGTATTTTTGACTTTGGAGATAGATATATAGTTGAATTTTTTCGAGGTTCGGGAAGTGAAACACGCTTATTTGAAGCTAATGATAAAATTGAGAAAGAACTTTTTCAGTCTTCTCAGTTATCTGTCAAGCGTTTACGATCGTTGCAAGGAGGAGAAACTCATGATCATGTATTTTGCTGGCAACGTTATTGTGAAGAATGGCTAAGGAAAAACGGGATCTATCCTAATGAAGGAATTACTTATTTTCAAGGTCTATCTCGCTCACATAATCAATATAACTCTAACAGAGGACTTCCTTTTCCTTCAGAAAAAGACCAGAAAAAACGGCAATATCAGATGATAGGATGGTGGCAAAAAATCGCTAAGTTAGAACAAGAAGCGAGGCAGTATTGTAACGCTCAAAATTCTGAATTTTAA